A single window of Paenibacillus sp. SYP-B4298 DNA harbors:
- a CDS encoding copper amine oxidase N-terminal domain-containing protein — protein MNKVKKMMSVALTATVLLSGMGAALPKADAAVLIGGYPDKPHLLHFKTDVSLEVLYDARRIQFDVPPKMVEGSVLVPIRFVAEKMGGKLKLNGKDITITKGDKVLKLTRDSKKASFNGKAVTLAQPAMVDRGRTLVPLRAVSEGLGVNVEWDQPNQYVWIGSKDVPKIEDVIKPVDAKSYMKYYPKDDPVLTIYEVNSERFGEQKNTVRFIKTTDFPLDIGGRLVYRIDKSKGSDEKDFIRYSSNSKGEIPSGLFMPYSGKFKFLPSYTREVLPQATLEYVPVDYYDDDVVTKLKDINYIGINLGTDSLLLMKNEWR, from the coding sequence ATGAATAAAGTGAAAAAAATGATGAGCGTTGCGTTGACTGCGACAGTATTGCTGAGTGGAATGGGAGCCGCGCTGCCGAAAGCAGATGCGGCCGTGTTAATAGGTGGCTATCCAGATAAGCCGCATTTGCTGCATTTCAAAACAGATGTATCTCTGGAAGTGCTGTATGATGCACGGCGCATTCAGTTTGACGTTCCGCCGAAAATGGTAGAGGGCAGCGTCCTGGTGCCGATCCGGTTCGTGGCCGAGAAGATGGGCGGCAAGCTGAAGCTGAACGGTAAAGACATCACGATCACCAAAGGAGACAAAGTGCTGAAGCTGACCCGAGATTCCAAGAAGGCATCCTTCAACGGCAAGGCGGTCACGCTCGCGCAGCCGGCCATGGTGGACAGAGGCCGAACCCTGGTGCCGCTGCGTGCGGTGAGTGAAGGATTGGGCGTGAACGTCGAGTGGGATCAGCCGAATCAGTATGTGTGGATCGGCAGCAAGGATGTACCGAAGATCGAGGATGTGATCAAGCCAGTGGATGCAAAGTCGTACATGAAATACTATCCAAAGGATGATCCCGTTCTGACTATCTATGAAGTGAACAGTGAACGGTTTGGAGAACAGAAAAATACGGTTCGTTTCATAAAGACTACAGACTTTCCACTGGACATTGGGGGTCGCTTGGTCTATAGAATAGACAAATCCAAAGGAAGTGACGAGAAAGATTTTATTAGGTACTCATCAAATAGCAAGGGGGAAATTCCAAGCGGATTGTTTATGCCATACAGCGGTAAATTCAAGTTTTTACCCTCGTATACTAGAGAGGTTCTGCCACAAGCGACTTTAGAGTACGTTCCCGTGGATTACTACGACGATGATGTGGTCACGAAGCTAAAGGACATTAACTACATCGGCATTAACTTGGGTACAGACTCGTTGCTGCTTATGAAGAATGAATGGAGGTAG
- a CDS encoding PKD domain-containing protein, whose amino-acid sequence MRRKVKGLSWALLFALIVELMSPFVPLLDVLQKQTVSAAPDFGNASLKPYTDEDFPTKRYVVGFMYYEAWSNTKGVFTIGPGSTVGSDSLFHTYNFSAPGRTITDVKVYAFDPGSSKHQLYFDKSRAEGTGQKYGEYARYISKTINAPVVSNLSGTGTSAVTFKVSLSGELTPDRHLDMTDTPYCSDKVIVNGKEQTRCAPGAKVYRYYFPVVFEYHLNGQQTVQHFTPSGKSLSDVFPTKTTDLVINQTTTVTVPTNSAYTYVGYKEATFNTPEASSGTPSGSIVDGKPSSIKFDGSFDTRKIILYYEEGSKAIVKHVTESEASLSSIFPDKETKLVKGQNYEFAAPTNANYEYLGFKISTTGQPPASLSSPSNYTYKLSPFEGNFSTMYLYHVYRLKSGANTGEIKIRHMNRTGTTGSYTLAGEESEIVTSLPGTKTVKANEEYGEVVGYSLSFTGYSSTVTSSTDKTRSVSLTTTNKTAYVTFFYNKTNNTASYTSDFTIVPNKIEFRETFSFVPKIVMNGCQYISHRYRITRDGSSVATNPIYGINTTSTFPYANYPWLIGVGTHQVYIEVTTSCGVSQWIGPKTLDVTGPSSNRPPEFEIGFVYPYLPTVPMRKVVVGTVMDLIYIDDPSVPTPMDPDGDKIYFMGMDFSISSAWGKSIPGKYEKYDDGYRGIKMDTVGTHLVRAYMRDEFGATAVRTTQIEVVPMEPVAIITGPSEVVEGRPLKQPFSSSSSYSPIDRQINHSRDVWTNKKTVYDTPGKETITLHVYDDQGLRSIHPATHVLTVKEDLPPVPQLDYTTPMIRLGQAKDATFKVTSYSPDNDQIVEEKVSYVYDAGNRGLFGDQKVHEVKLNASREFTIPKLQVGRYKITVYAKEDWGKEASRTFDLQVINDKPLVSFEVSSESVEPVVIKDIPVSANTMVTKWKNYDYYGELPMSWAVNPTTKALANLDYLQTRGLDHIGPNPSNIEVIASPTNYNTSLYVYLYDDYWFTRSSYGIHIYKGNTFLHTKNDVEVYSYSNVNYALRTIETRNYGRTHSRIYTFEEFVKSNGTYTEIASSQGFVNDRIRSKSYQTWKLNTDYYGGTLNFSEWSNPDQITGEISLNAEKMNVVSGGIPDALGRLHYYYRTLQGIYERYHIYDPQKETTDYLTNLPGNLYYYPSDDGKYTINGDGVVYRTDTGAQVAAVSSYKLPPSHYSMPVKDMIVMQHTTNHSRFGVYQWQKDGKLKLVTTLSDVFWDDKAGTGFTSMTRIDAQGYFYYTSMDKKLYRVNARSGVKQLITNLTGIWSEDYYFPAYGENDKYYPVISILGDGILSFVERRYSWRRDDSTSTYSTPYVIKNETPMVKESLLTQQQLLGETSLSDATFQFSLRMNTHYDHDRYAGFGFHAQDNKNMYRVEANDRTLRLVKIVNGQRTELQKTDYAFKEREAYALKVQMLDGVIRVYVRNVPLLEVADSEFTGGAFGPYTEKPMTEFLNVMYADLSALSSKNKLQGIALVGEEMIYSTMYTDTEEDPAILELTQWTYKQLDQKFLDAKDGKSGVSKHQNKSYTAPVAVMDKVGLYQVTYQTTDDPHSEHRYPDTTFADYRQTSNLASRQLIVHRAPTVDYDIAANPDGTIKWTDRSHDKDRYLTATNYSTEDTGIDYKATRGILQKKFYYVTPSGRTVDAKLVTPEEKGLYKVGMAVKDEYDAWSPFLERTIDVKVIPQADEPPVAGFTTSSITTYRGMPITITSTAYDKEDGPSKNLPHWYYIRNESIGGFEGLHSKARESWVKTFNSLGTFNIRQVVEDSLGQTDTYQSKVHIVNRKPVARVTVPDSDNQNEPTKLTELRPEFRWTYTDADQDGQTRYVVRIYRYGGILEQESGELTGAALTWKLSKELPEKVNLYIQVRVHDGIEWGDWSERKFFYIETNQPPVADFICTPNPAYEGDDITCRNRSTDPDGDELTYQWTLVGPGGYSRSYETEHIMIPGSVTDQRPGTYKVRLRVTDVKGAPNEEDATGTVRVLPLGLTAQVTHTTEWEAYRVAWNKANPKAERSPDTFWAGEGFVLTAFPTRTDATGGSETRAVQVKVDATSIGAVKLTAASPPSKETEAWSGYMGDKEAAVSLEKLQDGVYTFTFTVTYSNGVQRTAAVEIRIAGHWGEVIRIHRRY is encoded by the coding sequence GTGAGACGAAAAGTAAAGGGGCTGTCATGGGCGCTTCTGTTTGCATTGATAGTGGAACTGATGTCTCCATTTGTTCCATTGCTCGATGTCCTGCAGAAGCAGACGGTCAGTGCAGCCCCGGATTTTGGGAATGCATCGCTCAAGCCGTACACAGACGAAGATTTTCCAACCAAACGATACGTAGTGGGCTTCATGTACTACGAAGCCTGGAGCAACACGAAAGGCGTATTTACCATCGGCCCTGGTAGTACGGTTGGTTCGGACTCACTTTTTCATACGTATAATTTTTCTGCTCCTGGTAGAACAATTACGGATGTGAAGGTATACGCATTTGATCCAGGGAGTTCAAAGCACCAGTTGTACTTTGATAAATCAAGAGCAGAAGGGACTGGGCAAAAATATGGTGAGTATGCCAGATATATTTCTAAAACCATCAATGCTCCAGTTGTCTCGAATCTCTCTGGTACAGGAACAAGCGCCGTCACATTCAAAGTCAGCTTGTCCGGAGAGTTAACCCCAGATCGCCATTTAGATATGACAGATACCCCTTATTGTAGCGATAAAGTCATCGTCAACGGCAAAGAACAAACCCGATGCGCTCCTGGTGCCAAGGTCTACCGCTACTACTTCCCGGTCGTCTTTGAATATCACCTGAACGGCCAGCAGACCGTGCAGCACTTTACACCTAGTGGAAAAAGCTTATCGGATGTGTTCCCAACCAAAACAACAGATCTGGTTATTAATCAAACAACAACGGTCACGGTGCCAACAAACAGCGCCTACACCTATGTTGGATACAAGGAAGCCACCTTCAATACACCTGAAGCGAGTTCTGGCACACCTAGCGGTTCAATAGTAGATGGGAAACCTTCCAGCATCAAATTTGACGGCAGCTTCGACACACGAAAAATAATTCTTTACTACGAAGAAGGCTCGAAAGCCATCGTCAAGCACGTCACCGAGAGTGAGGCCAGTCTCTCCAGCATCTTTCCAGATAAGGAGACCAAACTGGTAAAGGGGCAGAATTATGAATTCGCAGCTCCGACCAACGCAAATTATGAGTACCTGGGCTTTAAGATTTCAACGACAGGCCAACCGCCTGCTTCCCTGAGTAGCCCAAGCAATTACACGTACAAACTAAGCCCGTTTGAAGGCAATTTCAGCACCATGTACCTGTACCATGTGTACCGACTCAAGAGCGGCGCGAATACAGGCGAGATCAAGATTCGCCATATGAATCGGACGGGAACGACAGGCAGCTATACGCTGGCAGGGGAAGAATCCGAGATCGTAACCAGCTTGCCAGGCACCAAAACCGTCAAGGCCAACGAGGAATACGGAGAGGTCGTGGGGTACAGTCTCAGCTTCACAGGCTACAGCAGCACCGTGACAAGCAGCACGGATAAAACGCGGTCAGTGAGTCTAACCACCACCAATAAGACCGCATACGTGACGTTCTTTTACAATAAAACCAACAATACAGCTAGTTATACTTCGGATTTTACTATTGTACCAAACAAAATTGAGTTTCGGGAAACATTCAGCTTTGTGCCGAAGATCGTCATGAACGGCTGCCAGTACATCTCCCACCGCTATCGCATTACGCGGGATGGCAGCAGCGTAGCGACAAATCCTATCTACGGAATCAATACCACTTCAACATTCCCTTATGCGAACTATCCATGGCTGATCGGTGTTGGTACGCATCAGGTGTACATTGAGGTCACGACGAGCTGCGGTGTCTCGCAGTGGATCGGGCCGAAGACCCTGGATGTTACAGGGCCGTCAAGCAATAGGCCGCCAGAATTTGAGATTGGCTTTGTCTACCCCTACCTTCCGACGGTGCCGATGCGCAAAGTGGTCGTGGGAACCGTCATGGACTTAATCTACATCGACGATCCTTCTGTTCCGACCCCGATGGACCCGGATGGAGACAAAATTTATTTCATGGGCATGGACTTCTCGATCAGCTCCGCGTGGGGCAAGTCGATTCCAGGGAAATATGAGAAGTACGATGATGGCTACCGAGGTATCAAAATGGATACGGTCGGCACGCATCTGGTACGTGCGTATATGAGGGACGAATTCGGCGCTACAGCCGTTCGCACGACACAGATTGAAGTTGTTCCAATGGAGCCAGTGGCGATCATTACAGGGCCGTCTGAGGTGGTAGAAGGGCGACCATTAAAGCAGCCGTTCTCCTCCAGCAGCAGCTATAGTCCGATCGATCGGCAGATCAATCACAGCCGCGATGTCTGGACGAATAAAAAGACCGTCTATGACACACCAGGCAAAGAAACGATCACCCTGCATGTCTATGATGATCAAGGGCTGCGATCGATCCATCCAGCTACCCATGTGCTGACAGTGAAGGAGGATCTGCCTCCGGTGCCGCAACTCGACTATACCACGCCGATGATTCGCCTGGGGCAAGCCAAGGATGCGACATTCAAAGTCACGTCCTACAGTCCAGATAATGACCAGATCGTGGAGGAGAAGGTATCCTACGTCTACGATGCGGGCAACAGAGGACTGTTTGGCGATCAAAAGGTGCATGAGGTGAAGCTCAATGCGAGCCGAGAGTTCACCATTCCGAAGCTGCAGGTGGGCCGCTACAAGATCACCGTCTATGCGAAGGAAGATTGGGGCAAGGAGGCCAGTCGCACCTTTGATCTGCAGGTCATCAACGACAAGCCGCTGGTATCATTTGAAGTCAGCTCTGAATCCGTAGAGCCAGTCGTCATCAAGGATATTCCGGTGAGTGCGAATACGATGGTGACAAAGTGGAAGAACTACGACTATTACGGCGAGCTGCCGATGAGCTGGGCGGTCAATCCGACGACGAAGGCGCTGGCGAATCTCGATTATTTACAGACAAGAGGGCTGGATCACATCGGGCCGAACCCGAGTAATATTGAGGTGATCGCGTCACCTACGAATTATAACACCAGTCTTTACGTGTATCTGTATGATGATTATTGGTTTACCAGAAGCTCATATGGAATCCACATCTACAAAGGCAATACGTTCCTGCATACGAAGAACGATGTCGAAGTCTATTCCTATAGTAATGTGAATTATGCATTGCGAACCATCGAAACGAGGAACTATGGTCGCACTCACTCTCGCATCTACACCTTTGAGGAGTTCGTCAAATCTAATGGCACCTATACGGAGATAGCTTCGAGTCAAGGATTTGTGAACGACCGGATACGCAGCAAATCCTATCAGACATGGAAGCTGAATACCGATTATTACGGAGGAACCCTTAATTTTTCCGAATGGTCGAATCCAGACCAGATCACGGGGGAAATATCGCTGAATGCGGAAAAAATGAACGTGGTTAGCGGTGGCATTCCCGATGCGCTTGGAAGGCTGCATTATTACTATCGAACTTTGCAAGGAATTTACGAGCGATACCACATCTATGACCCACAAAAAGAAACTACCGATTACCTGACCAACCTACCGGGAAATTTGTATTATTATCCTTCGGATGATGGGAAATACACGATCAATGGAGATGGAGTGGTCTACCGCACCGACACTGGAGCACAAGTAGCCGCTGTCAGCTCCTACAAGCTGCCTCCATCTCACTATAGCATGCCTGTAAAAGATATGATTGTGATGCAGCATACCACCAATCACTCCCGTTTTGGTGTGTACCAGTGGCAAAAGGACGGCAAGCTCAAGCTCGTAACGACACTGAGTGATGTGTTCTGGGATGACAAAGCAGGCACTGGCTTTACGTCCATGACGCGCATCGATGCCCAGGGGTATTTCTATTATACCTCTATGGACAAGAAGCTTTACCGCGTGAATGCACGATCAGGTGTGAAGCAGTTGATTACGAATCTTACTGGCATATGGAGTGAAGATTATTATTTTCCAGCCTACGGTGAGAACGATAAATATTATCCGGTTATCAGCATCTTGGGAGATGGAATATTGTCCTTTGTCGAGCGACGGTATAGCTGGCGAAGGGATGATTCCACATCGACATATTCTACACCATACGTCATAAAGAATGAGACCCCAATGGTCAAGGAAAGCTTGCTCACGCAACAGCAACTGCTGGGCGAGACCAGCCTGTCGGATGCAACGTTCCAGTTCAGTCTGCGCATGAACACTCATTATGATCATGATCGTTATGCCGGCTTTGGCTTCCACGCGCAAGACAACAAGAACATGTATCGCGTAGAGGCCAATGACCGTACCTTGCGCCTGGTCAAGATCGTGAACGGTCAGCGTACTGAGCTGCAGAAGACGGACTATGCCTTTAAAGAGAGAGAAGCATATGCGCTCAAGGTTCAGATGCTCGATGGCGTGATTCGTGTCTACGTGCGTAATGTGCCGCTGCTGGAGGTGGCGGATTCCGAGTTCACAGGGGGAGCCTTCGGCCCGTACACCGAAAAGCCGATGACTGAATTTCTGAACGTCATGTATGCCGATCTGTCAGCACTGAGCAGCAAGAACAAGCTGCAAGGCATTGCGCTAGTCGGGGAAGAGATGATCTATTCCACGATGTATACGGACACCGAGGAAGATCCAGCCATCCTGGAATTAACACAATGGACGTATAAGCAGCTCGATCAGAAATTTCTGGATGCCAAGGATGGGAAGTCGGGCGTGTCCAAGCATCAGAACAAAAGCTATACCGCGCCTGTAGCGGTGATGGACAAGGTAGGCTTGTACCAGGTGACGTACCAGACTACGGATGATCCGCACAGTGAACATCGCTATCCAGATACGACCTTTGCCGACTACCGTCAGACCTCCAACCTGGCCTCCAGGCAGCTCATTGTACACCGAGCGCCTACCGTGGACTATGACATCGCGGCGAACCCGGATGGCACGATTAAATGGACGGATCGCAGCCATGACAAGGATCGTTATTTGACGGCAACCAATTATTCGACCGAGGACACGGGTATCGATTATAAGGCGACCCGAGGCATTTTGCAGAAGAAGTTCTATTACGTGACACCTTCAGGCCGAACCGTGGACGCGAAGCTCGTCACACCGGAGGAAAAGGGCTTGTACAAGGTAGGAATGGCGGTGAAGGATGAGTACGACGCATGGAGTCCGTTCTTGGAGAGGACGATCGATGTCAAGGTCATCCCGCAAGCCGACGAGCCGCCTGTAGCGGGCTTCACGACCAGCTCCATCACCACGTATCGCGGCATGCCGATCACGATCACCTCCACGGCCTATGACAAAGAAGACGGGCCGAGCAAAAATCTGCCGCACTGGTATTACATTCGAAATGAGAGCATCGGCGGATTCGAGGGGTTACACAGTAAAGCAAGGGAAAGCTGGGTGAAGACCTTCAACAGCCTGGGCACGTTCAACATTCGTCAGGTGGTGGAGGATTCGCTGGGCCAGACGGATACCTATCAATCCAAAGTGCATATCGTCAACCGCAAGCCGGTTGCCCGCGTGACCGTACCGGACAGCGATAATCAGAATGAGCCAACAAAGCTCACCGAGCTGCGGCCTGAGTTCCGCTGGACCTATACCGACGCCGATCAGGACGGACAGACGAGGTATGTTGTACGAATATATCGGTATGGAGGCATTCTGGAGCAGGAGTCGGGCGAGCTGACGGGTGCCGCGTTAACCTGGAAGCTGTCGAAGGAATTGCCTGAGAAAGTGAATCTCTACATTCAGGTGCGCGTACATGACGGCATTGAATGGGGCGATTGGAGCGAGCGGAAATTTTTCTATATTGAGACGAATCAGCCGCCAGTCGCTGATTTCATCTGTACGCCTAACCCAGCCTACGAAGGGGACGATATTACGTGCAGGAATCGCTCTACCGACCCGGATGGCGATGAACTCACGTATCAGTGGACGCTTGTTGGCCCTGGTGGTTACAGTCGCTCCTATGAAACAGAGCATATCATGATCCCTGGCAGCGTAACTGACCAGCGACCCGGGACGTATAAAGTAAGACTGCGCGTGACGGATGTCAAGGGAGCGCCGAATGAGGAGGACGCCACAGGGACGGTGCGAGTGCTGCCATTGGGACTGACGGCTCAAGTAACGCATACAACAGAATGGGAGGCATACCGGGTGGCGTGGAACAAGGCGAATCCAAAGGCTGAGCGAAGCCCGGATACATTTTGGGCAGGTGAAGGGTTCGTACTGACGGCCTTCCCGACGCGCACCGATGCTACCGGTGGCAGTGAGACCAGAGCAGTTCAAGTGAAGGTGGACGCGACCTCAATCGGTGCAGTCAAGCTGACCGCTGCAAGCCCCCCCTCTAAAGAAACGGAAGCATGGTCTGGCTATATGGGGGATAAGGAGGCTGCTGTTAGCCTGGAAAAGCTGCAGGATGGCGTCTACACATTTACATTCACGGTTACGTACAGCAATGGCGTCCAAAGAACCGCAGCCGTAGAGATACGCATTGCCGGACATTGGGGCGAGGTCATTCGTATTCATCGCAGATATTAA
- a CDS encoding sugar phosphate isomerase/epimerase family protein, with protein sequence MKLGVFAVLFAQKSFEEALDYIAAQGLDAVEIGTGAYPGNAHCNPAELLADESKLAAFKHAVESRGLIISALSCHGNPLHPQKEISEDHDRTLRQSIELAGKLGVPVVNTFSGCPGDHEGAKYPNWPVAPWPNDFQEILDWQWKEKVIPYWQEIGKLAEANHVKIGLELHGGFSVHTPATLLRLREAVGEVIGANLDPSHMWWQGIDPVEAIKILGRENAIHHFHAKDTMIDQVNVNRHGVTDMQSYTMMMDRAWQFRSVGFGHDLKTWADIISALRLVGYDYVVSIEHEDGLMSVEEGFSKAVQNLKQVLIREPLGEMWWV encoded by the coding sequence ATGAAATTGGGTGTATTCGCTGTACTATTCGCGCAAAAATCGTTTGAAGAAGCTCTCGATTATATCGCTGCACAAGGCTTGGACGCTGTTGAGATCGGCACTGGCGCCTATCCAGGCAACGCACATTGCAATCCTGCGGAGCTGCTCGCGGACGAGAGCAAGCTGGCGGCCTTCAAGCATGCCGTCGAATCTCGCGGACTGATCATCAGCGCATTAAGCTGCCATGGCAACCCGCTCCATCCGCAAAAGGAAATTAGCGAGGATCATGACCGCACGCTGCGCCAATCCATCGAACTGGCTGGTAAGCTCGGCGTACCGGTTGTCAATACATTCTCCGGCTGTCCGGGCGACCATGAGGGCGCAAAATATCCGAACTGGCCGGTCGCACCATGGCCCAACGACTTCCAAGAGATTCTCGATTGGCAATGGAAGGAAAAGGTCATTCCATACTGGCAGGAGATCGGCAAGCTGGCTGAGGCGAATCATGTCAAGATTGGCCTGGAGCTGCACGGAGGCTTCTCCGTTCATACCCCGGCTACATTGCTGCGTCTGCGCGAGGCCGTGGGTGAAGTGATTGGAGCTAATCTTGACCCAAGCCATATGTGGTGGCAGGGCATCGATCCGGTCGAAGCGATCAAAATCTTGGGTAGAGAAAATGCGATCCATCACTTCCATGCCAAGGATACGATGATTGACCAAGTGAATGTGAATCGTCACGGCGTCACCGATATGCAATCCTACACCATGATGATGGATCGGGCGTGGCAGTTCCGCAGCGTCGGATTCGGACATGATCTGAAGACATGGGCAGACATTATCAGCGCCCTGCGCCTCGTAGGCTACGACTATGTGGTCAGCATCGAGCATGAGGACGGACTGATGTCCGTTGAGGAAGGCTTCAGCAAGGCCGTTCAGAACCTGAAGCAGGTACTGATTCGCGAGCCGTTGGGCGAGATGTGGTGGGTATAA